In a single window of the Kiloniellales bacterium genome:
- a CDS encoding DUF1467 family protein: MTVFNGIVLYACIWFVVIFTVLPWGVRAPDNPEAGHEVGAPDRPRLLLKAGITTVISAVVWGIAYFLITSGLLSFRPG, encoded by the coding sequence ATGACCGTGTTCAACGGCATCGTGCTCTATGCCTGCATCTGGTTCGTGGTCATCTTCACGGTGCTGCCCTGGGGCGTGCGGGCGCCGGACAATCCCGAGGCCGGCCACGAGGTCGGGGCGCCTGACCGGCCCCGGCTCCTGCTCAAGGCGGGGATCACGACTGTGATCTCGGCCGTGGTCTGGGGCATTGCATATTTCCTGATCACCAGCGGCCTGCTGTCCTTCCGGCCCGGCTGA
- a CDS encoding type III pantothenate kinase, translated as MLLVIDQGNTNAVFAVYEGERQRGKWRASTDAKRTADEYAVWLAQLMALRDLVLTDIEEAVIASVVPAATHNLVKLCRTYIGTEPLVVGQPEVDLGIPVRAQQVGADRLVNALAAFERYGGPLIVIDFGTATTFDIVGEDGGYEGGVIAPAAEHSVDALYRMAAQLPRVAIEPPEQVIGRATVPAMKSGVYWGYVGLIEGLVARIKAEYGKPMKVVATGGLAPVYAEATEAIEVTEPDLTLRGLILIHRANAADAGGGRE; from the coding sequence ATGCTGCTGGTGATCGATCAAGGCAACACCAATGCCGTCTTCGCCGTCTACGAGGGCGAGCGGCAGCGCGGGAAATGGCGGGCCTCGACCGATGCCAAGCGGACGGCCGACGAATACGCGGTCTGGCTGGCCCAGCTGATGGCGCTGCGCGACCTCGTGCTGACCGACATCGAAGAGGCGGTCATCGCCAGCGTCGTGCCTGCTGCGACCCACAACCTGGTCAAGCTCTGCCGGACCTATATCGGGACGGAACCCCTGGTCGTCGGACAGCCGGAGGTCGACCTCGGCATTCCGGTGCGCGCCCAGCAGGTGGGCGCCGACCGCCTGGTCAACGCCTTGGCCGCCTTCGAGCGTTACGGTGGGCCGCTGATCGTGATCGATTTCGGGACCGCGACCACCTTCGACATCGTCGGCGAGGACGGCGGCTACGAAGGCGGCGTCATTGCGCCGGCAGCCGAGCATTCGGTCGACGCGCTCTACCGCATGGCGGCGCAGCTACCGCGAGTCGCCATCGAGCCGCCCGAGCAGGTCATCGGCCGCGCCACTGTGCCGGCCATGAAGTCCGGGGTCTACTGGGGTTACGTAGGATTGATCGAGGGCCTGGTGGCGCGGATCAAGGCGGAGTACGGCAAGCCGATGAAGGTGGTCGCCACCGGGGGCCTGGCCCCGGTCTACGCCGAGGCCACTGAGGCGATCGAGGTCACCGAGCCGGACCTGACGCTCCGCGGCCTGATCCTGATCCACAGGGCCAACGCAGCCGACGCCGGCGGAGGCCGGGAATGA
- the nuoL gene encoding NADH-quinone oxidoreductase subunit L has protein sequence MDVIAVFAPLLGAAIAGLFGRKIGDRAAQLVSCGLMVLSGFFSILVFKAVIFDGETWTTELFTWIDSGTFEVSWALRVDSLSAVMLLVVSNISALIHIYSIGYMSHDKSIPRFFSYLSLFTFFMLMLVTADNFLQMFFGWEGVGLASYLLIGFWYERPSACAAAIKAFLVNRVGDIGFALGIMACFVLFGAVSFDEVFAVVPQLEEARFVFLGVEWHALTVTCILLFIGAMGKSAQLGLHTWLPDAMEGPTPVSALIHAATMVTAGVFMVCRLSPMFEYAPIALQMVTYVGAATAFFAATIGLTQFDIKRVIAYSTCSQLGYMFFAAGVSAYGAAMFHLMTHAFFKALLFLGSGSVIHAMSDEQDMRKMGGLYTMIPITYAMMWIGSLALAGIGIPGVFGFAGFYSKDMILEAAFADHSLHGNIAFWLGIAAAFMTAFYSWRLLIMTFHGRPRASEEVMSHVHESPWVMLGPLVVLAIGAVFAGLIGYDAFVGDGREAFWGEAIRVLADNDTIEGAHHVPLWVKLLPLIMAVSGIGLAYVMYMLRPDLPAVAVRIFRPIHAFFFNKWFFDELYDRVFVRPAVYLGYGFWKAGDGAVIDGVGPDGVAAATRNLAKRFSALQSGYLYHYAFAMLIGVVVLATWYIFTQAG, from the coding sequence ATGGATGTCATAGCCGTCTTTGCCCCGCTTCTGGGCGCCGCGATCGCCGGCCTCTTCGGCCGCAAAATCGGCGACCGCGCCGCGCAGCTGGTGTCCTGCGGCCTGATGGTGCTCTCCGGCTTCTTTTCGATCCTGGTCTTCAAGGCGGTCATCTTCGACGGCGAGACCTGGACGACGGAGCTCTTCACCTGGATCGACTCCGGGACCTTCGAGGTCTCCTGGGCGCTGCGCGTCGACAGCCTCAGTGCGGTCATGTTGCTGGTCGTCTCCAACATCTCGGCGCTGATCCACATCTACTCGATCGGCTACATGTCGCACGACAAGTCGATCCCGCGCTTCTTCTCCTACCTGTCGCTCTTCACCTTCTTCATGCTGATGCTGGTGACGGCGGACAACTTCCTGCAGATGTTCTTCGGCTGGGAAGGGGTCGGCCTGGCCTCCTACCTGCTGATCGGCTTCTGGTACGAGCGGCCCAGCGCCTGCGCGGCGGCGATCAAGGCCTTCCTGGTCAACCGGGTCGGCGACATCGGCTTCGCGCTGGGCATCATGGCCTGCTTCGTCCTCTTCGGCGCGGTCAGCTTCGACGAGGTCTTCGCCGTGGTGCCGCAACTTGAGGAGGCCCGCTTCGTCTTCCTCGGCGTCGAGTGGCACGCGCTCACCGTGACCTGCATCTTGCTGTTCATCGGCGCCATGGGGAAATCGGCTCAGCTCGGCCTTCACACTTGGCTGCCCGATGCCATGGAGGGCCCGACCCCGGTCTCGGCCCTGATACATGCCGCGACCATGGTGACCGCCGGGGTCTTCATGGTCTGCCGCCTGTCGCCGATGTTCGAGTACGCCCCGATCGCGCTGCAGATGGTCACCTACGTCGGCGCCGCGACCGCCTTCTTCGCCGCGACCATCGGTCTCACTCAATTCGACATCAAGCGGGTCATCGCCTACTCGACCTGCAGCCAGCTCGGCTACATGTTCTTCGCTGCCGGCGTCTCGGCCTATGGCGCGGCGATGTTCCACCTCATGACCCACGCCTTCTTCAAGGCGCTGCTGTTCCTCGGCTCGGGCTCGGTGATCCACGCCATGTCCGACGAGCAAGACATGCGCAAGATGGGCGGGCTCTACACGATGATCCCGATCACCTACGCTATGATGTGGATCGGCAGCCTGGCGCTGGCGGGCATCGGCATCCCGGGGGTCTTCGGCTTCGCCGGCTTCTACTCCAAGGACATGATCCTCGAGGCCGCCTTCGCCGATCACAGCCTGCACGGCAACATCGCCTTCTGGCTAGGCATCGCCGCCGCCTTCATGACCGCCTTTTATTCCTGGCGCCTGCTGATCATGACCTTCCACGGGCGCCCGCGGGCGAGCGAGGAGGTCATGTCCCACGTTCACGAGTCGCCCTGGGTCATGCTGGGGCCGCTGGTGGTGCTCGCGATCGGCGCGGTCTTCGCCGGGCTGATCGGCTACGACGCCTTCGTCGGCGACGGCCGCGAGGCCTTCTGGGGCGAGGCGATCCGGGTGCTGGCCGACAACGACACCATCGAGGGCGCCCATCACGTGCCGCTCTGGGTCAAGCTCCTGCCGCTGATCATGGCGGTGAGCGGGATCGGCCTGGCCTACGTCATGTACATGCTGCGGCCCGACCTGCCGGCGGTGGCGGTGCGCATCTTCCGGCCGATCCATGCCTTCTTCTTTAACAAGTGGTTCTTCGACGAGCTCTACGACCGGGTCTTCGTCCGGCCGGCCGTCTACCTGGGCTACGGTTTCTGGAAGGCGGGCGACGGCGCGGTCATCGACGGGGTCGGGCCGGACGGCGTCGCCGCGGCGACCCGCAACCTGGCCAAGCGCTTCAGCGCGCTGCAGAGCGGCTACCTCTACCACTACGCCTTCGCCATGCTGATCGGCGTCGTCGTGCTGGCCACCTGGTACATCTTCACGCAGGCCGGGTAG
- a CDS encoding proline--tRNA ligase, with protein MRLSVYFLPTLRETPKEAEIVSHRLMLRAGMVRQASAGIYSWLPLGYRVLRKIEQIVREEQDRAGCQEMLMPTIQSADLWRQSGRYDDYGKEMLRIEDRHGRDMLYGPTNEELITDIFRHAIKSYRDLPRLLYHIQWKFRDEVRPRFGVMRGREFLMKDSYSFDLDFDSAKTAYNKMFVSYLRTFARMGLKAIPMEADTGPIGGNLSHEFIIQADTGESEIYCDKHFLDFDVLGSDIDYENPAGLQTVVDSFTSLYARTDEKHDAQAFAAAVAEERRYEGRGIEVGHIFYFGTKYSEPLGAEVAKPDGTQVPVHMGSYGIGVSRLVGGIIEASHDESGIIWPEAVAPFKVGLINLKVADAACSQLCEEIYGKLRSAGVEVLYDDRDESAGAKFATMDLIGLPWQLVIGPRGLKAGTVEFKNRASGEREELSLDSALARLSD; from the coding sequence ATGCGCCTCTCCGTCTATTTCCTGCCGACCCTGCGTGAGACTCCGAAGGAAGCGGAGATCGTCTCTCACCGCCTGATGCTGCGGGCGGGCATGGTGCGCCAGGCCAGCGCCGGGATCTATTCCTGGCTGCCCCTGGGCTACCGGGTCCTGCGCAAGATCGAGCAGATCGTGCGCGAGGAGCAGGACCGCGCCGGCTGCCAGGAGATGCTGATGCCGACCATCCAGTCGGCGGATCTCTGGCGCCAGTCCGGCCGCTACGACGACTACGGCAAGGAGATGCTCCGGATCGAGGACCGCCACGGCCGTGACATGCTCTACGGCCCGACCAACGAGGAACTGATCACCGACATCTTCCGCCACGCGATCAAGAGCTATCGGGACCTGCCGCGGCTGCTCTACCACATCCAGTGGAAGTTCCGCGACGAGGTCCGGCCGCGCTTCGGGGTCATGCGCGGGCGCGAGTTCCTGATGAAGGATTCCTATTCCTTCGATCTAGATTTCGATTCCGCGAAAACGGCTTACAACAAGATGTTCGTGTCATATCTCCGGACCTTCGCGCGCATGGGCCTGAAGGCGATCCCGATGGAGGCGGACACCGGACCGATCGGCGGCAACCTGAGCCACGAGTTCATCATCCAGGCGGACACCGGCGAGAGCGAGATCTACTGCGACAAGCACTTCCTCGACTTCGACGTGCTCGGCTCCGACATCGACTACGAGAACCCGGCGGGCCTGCAGACGGTGGTCGATTCCTTCACCAGCCTCTACGCCCGGACCGACGAGAAGCACGACGCGCAAGCCTTCGCCGCGGCCGTCGCCGAGGAGCGGCGCTACGAAGGTCGGGGGATCGAGGTCGGCCACATCTTCTATTTCGGGACCAAGTACTCCGAGCCCCTGGGCGCCGAGGTGGCCAAGCCAGACGGCACCCAGGTCCCGGTGCACATGGGCTCCTACGGCATCGGCGTCTCCCGCTTGGTCGGCGGCATCATCGAGGCCAGCCACGACGAGTCCGGGATTATCTGGCCGGAGGCCGTGGCGCCTTTCAAGGTCGGCCTGATCAACCTGAAGGTCGCGGACGCGGCCTGCAGCCAGCTCTGCGAGGAGATCTACGGCAAGCTGCGGAGCGCCGGTGTCGAGGTGCTCTACGACGATCGCGACGAGAGCGCCGGCGCCAAGTTCGCGACCATGGACCTGATTGGCTTGCCCTGGCAGCTGGTGATCGGCCCCCGCGGGCTCAAGGCCGGCACCGTCGAGTTCAAGAACCGCGCCAGCGGCGAGCGCGAGGAGCTGTCGCTGGATTCGGCCCTGGCCCGCCTATCTGACTAA
- a CDS encoding NADH-quinone oxidoreductase subunit M, translating into MEGYTLPILSLVTFLPLVAAVLIFITCRGEDEAAVARNARWAALFTSTFVFLLSLLIFRNFQLGTAEFQFVEELAWLPDYGINYKMGVDGISVLFVLLTTLLTPICILASWEAIQTRVKEYMIAFLALEALLVGMFCALDLVVFYIFFEGVLIPMFLIIGVWGGVRRVYAAFKFFLYTLAGSVLMLLAILAIYFTAGTSDIPTLLTTRLPADLQFWLWLAFFASFAVKVPMWPVHTWLPDAHVEAPTAGSVMLAGVLLKMGAYGFLRFSLPMLPEASVFFTPLIYSLSVVAVIYTSLVALAQEDMKKLIAYSSVAHMGFVTIGIFTVTQQGIEGALYQMLSHGIVSAALFLVVGVVYDRLHTRLIERYDGLVERMPAYALVFMIFMLASVGLPGTGGFVGEVLVLVGVFQVNTWVALLAATGMVLGAAYMLYLYRRVIFGVMTKDDLKGVLDIGWREKAVFAPLILLVFWMGIYPATFIDMMAASVDNLIDNHAAALASSQGLSVAGVLGLE; encoded by the coding sequence ATGGAAGGCTATACCCTCCCAATTCTCTCTTTAGTGACCTTCCTGCCGCTCGTCGCCGCGGTTCTCATCTTCATCACCTGCCGGGGCGAGGACGAGGCTGCCGTGGCCCGCAACGCGCGCTGGGCGGCGCTGTTCACCTCGACCTTCGTCTTCCTTTTGTCGCTGCTGATTTTCCGCAACTTCCAGCTCGGCACGGCGGAGTTCCAGTTCGTCGAGGAGCTCGCCTGGCTCCCGGACTACGGCATCAACTACAAGATGGGCGTGGACGGCATCTCGGTGCTCTTCGTCCTATTGACTACCCTCTTGACGCCGATCTGCATTCTGGCCAGCTGGGAGGCGATCCAGACCCGGGTCAAGGAGTACATGATCGCCTTTCTGGCCCTCGAGGCCCTGCTGGTCGGCATGTTCTGCGCCCTCGATCTCGTCGTCTTCTACATCTTTTTCGAGGGCGTCCTGATCCCGATGTTCCTGATCATCGGGGTCTGGGGCGGCGTGCGGCGGGTCTACGCGGCCTTCAAGTTCTTCCTCTACACCCTGGCCGGCTCGGTGCTGATGTTGCTGGCGATCCTGGCGATCTACTTCACCGCCGGGACCAGCGACATCCCGACGCTCCTGACCACGCGCCTGCCGGCCGATTTGCAGTTCTGGCTCTGGCTCGCCTTCTTCGCCTCCTTCGCGGTCAAGGTCCCGATGTGGCCGGTCCACACCTGGCTGCCCGACGCCCACGTCGAGGCGCCGACCGCGGGCTCGGTGATGCTGGCCGGCGTGCTCCTGAAGATGGGCGCCTACGGTTTCCTGCGCTTCTCCCTGCCGATGCTGCCCGAGGCCTCGGTCTTCTTCACGCCGTTGATCTACAGCCTCTCGGTGGTGGCGGTGATCTACACCTCGCTGGTCGCCCTGGCCCAGGAGGACATGAAGAAGCTGATCGCCTATTCCTCCGTGGCCCACATGGGCTTCGTCACCATCGGCATCTTCACGGTGACCCAGCAGGGCATCGAGGGCGCGCTCTACCAGATGCTCTCTCACGGCATCGTCTCGGCCGCGCTCTTCCTCGTCGTCGGCGTGGTCTACGACCGCCTGCACACCCGGCTGATCGAGCGCTACGACGGTCTGGTCGAGCGCATGCCGGCCTACGCCCTGGTCTTCATGATCTTCATGCTCGCCTCGGTGGGCCTGCCGGGGACCGGCGGCTTCGTCGGCGAGGTCCTGGTCCTGGTCGGGGTCTTCCAGGTCAATACCTGGGTCGCGCTGCTGGCGGCCACCGGCATGGTGCTCGGCGCCGCCTACATGCTCTACCTCTACCGGCGGGTCATCTTCGGGGTCATGACCAAGGACGACCTCAAGGGAGTCCTCGACATCGGCTGGCGCGAGAAGGCGGTCTTCGCGCCGCTGATCCTGCTGGTGTTCTGGATGGGCATCTATCCCGCCACCTTCATCGACATGATGGCGGCCTCGGTCGACAACCTGATCGACAACCACGCCGCCGCGCTCGCCTCGTCGCAAGGCCTCTCGGTCGCCGGCGTCCTGGGTTTGGAGTGA
- the mce gene encoding methylmalonyl-CoA epimerase: MIGRLNHVAIAVPDLAAACAQYRGVLGAEVSDPLDQPEHGVTVVFVSLPNTKIELLHPLGAESPIAKFLERSPAGGIHHICYEVDDIHAARERLQSEGARVLGDGEPKIGAHGKPVLFLHPKDFCGTLVELEQA, translated from the coding sequence ATGATCGGACGCTTGAACCACGTCGCCATCGCGGTCCCCGACTTGGCGGCCGCCTGCGCCCAGTACCGCGGCGTCCTGGGCGCCGAGGTCTCGGACCCCCTGGACCAGCCGGAGCACGGCGTCACCGTCGTCTTCGTATCCCTGCCCAACACCAAGATCGAGCTGCTGCACCCGCTCGGCGCCGAGTCGCCCATCGCGAAGTTCCTGGAGCGCAGCCCGGCCGGCGGGATCCACCACATCTGCTACGAGGTCGACGACATCCACGCCGCGCGCGAGCGCCTGCAGTCGGAGGGCGCCCGGGTGCTCGGCGACGGCGAGCCCAAGATCGGTGCCCATGGCAAGCCGGTGCTCTTCCTTCACCCCAAGGATTTCTGCGGCACCCTGGTCGAGCTCGAGCAGGCCTAG
- a CDS encoding biotin--[acetyl-CoA-carboxylase] ligase, whose amino-acid sequence MSDPSRAVDPPRLPPAYRLVALDAVGSSNDEARRLAEAGAEDGTLVWAREQSGGRGRRGRHWASPRGNLYLSLVLRPQCSLAEAAQLGFVAALGLGDAIGSVAPPMIEVTYKWPNDVLVNGRKAAGILLESQGAGSDTCDWLVLGLGVNVASYPEETEYPATSLRFEGCPPEVTETALLEAFGKHFLTWVNRWLEEGFAPIRKGWRNHAHGLGEEIRVRLANEEVSGLFRDLDETGALVLAQADAGERRITAGEVYFP is encoded by the coding sequence ATGAGCGACCCGTCCCGGGCCGTCGACCCGCCGAGACTGCCGCCCGCCTACCGCCTGGTGGCACTGGACGCGGTCGGAAGCAGCAACGACGAGGCGCGCCGCCTCGCGGAAGCGGGGGCCGAGGACGGGACCCTCGTCTGGGCCCGCGAGCAGAGCGGCGGCCGCGGACGCCGCGGGCGCCACTGGGCAAGCCCGAGGGGCAACCTGTACCTTTCGCTGGTCCTGCGGCCGCAGTGCAGCCTTGCGGAAGCCGCGCAGCTCGGTTTCGTTGCGGCGCTCGGCCTGGGCGACGCCATCGGCTCGGTGGCGCCGCCCATGATCGAGGTCACCTACAAATGGCCCAACGACGTCCTGGTCAACGGCCGCAAGGCGGCGGGGATCCTGCTCGAAAGCCAGGGTGCCGGGAGCGATACCTGCGACTGGCTGGTCCTCGGCCTGGGCGTGAACGTCGCCAGCTATCCGGAGGAGACCGAATACCCCGCCACCAGCCTGCGCTTCGAGGGCTGCCCGCCGGAGGTGACCGAGACCGCCCTGCTGGAGGCCTTCGGCAAGCACTTCCTGACCTGGGTCAACCGCTGGCTGGAGGAAGGCTTCGCGCCAATCCGCAAGGGCTGGCGCAATCACGCCCACGGCCTCGGCGAGGAGATCCGGGTGCGGCTCGCGAACGAGGAGGTCTCGGGACTCTTCCGAGACCTCGACGAGACGGGCGCCCTGGTGCTCGCGCAGGCGGACGCCGGCGAGCGCCGGATCACCGCGGGCGAAGTCTACTTCCCGTGA
- the nuoN gene encoding NADH-quinone oxidoreductase subunit NuoN, whose protein sequence is MISADLATALPELFLACAGMAILMVGVFRGGSNSRPVLWLCVLSLAIALGMIILAGPDDATAFGGLFVADAFGNFMKALVLIGSALTMVMSLGYLQREKITRFEFPVLMLFATLGMLMMVSANDLISLYLGLELQSLALYVIAAFRRDTLRSTEAGLKYFVLGALSSGMLLYGSSMVYGFAGTTSFEDLAQVFAAATQAEQAPSIGVIFGLVFVVAGLAFKVSAVPFHMWTPDVYEGAPTPVTAFFATAPKIAAMALFVRVLTEPFGDLVAQWQQVVSLIAIASMVLGALAAIAQTNIKRLMAYSSIGHVGYALVGLAAGTQEGVRGVAFYLAIYLAMNLGTFAVILSMVQKERMVEGIEDLKGLSRTHPMVAFALAAFMFSMAGIPPLAGFFGKFYVFMAAIEAGLYTLAVIGVLTSVIGAFYYLRIVKLMYFDEPLEGFDRPLGRETSVVLAATALAVVLFFVAPGPLLDTAQAAAASLFPE, encoded by the coding sequence ATGATTTCTGCCGATCTGGCCACAGCGCTGCCGGAGCTCTTCCTGGCCTGTGCCGGCATGGCAATCTTGATGGTCGGCGTGTTCCGCGGTGGCTCCAATTCCCGTCCGGTGCTCTGGCTCTGCGTGCTCAGCCTGGCCATCGCGCTGGGCATGATAATCCTGGCCGGGCCGGACGACGCCACGGCCTTCGGCGGACTCTTCGTCGCCGATGCCTTCGGCAACTTCATGAAGGCCCTGGTCCTGATCGGCTCGGCGCTGACCATGGTCATGTCCCTGGGCTATCTCCAGCGCGAGAAGATCACCCGCTTCGAGTTCCCGGTGCTCATGCTCTTCGCGACCCTGGGCATGCTGATGATGGTATCGGCGAACGATCTGATCTCGCTCTACCTGGGCCTGGAGCTCCAGAGTCTCGCGCTCTACGTCATCGCTGCCTTCCGCCGCGACACCCTGCGCTCGACCGAGGCCGGGCTGAAGTACTTCGTCCTCGGCGCTTTGTCCTCGGGCATGCTGCTTTACGGCAGCTCGATGGTCTACGGCTTCGCCGGCACCACCAGCTTCGAGGATCTGGCGCAGGTCTTCGCCGCCGCGACGCAGGCCGAGCAGGCGCCCTCCATCGGGGTCATCTTCGGCCTGGTCTTCGTGGTCGCCGGCCTGGCCTTCAAGGTCTCCGCCGTGCCCTTCCACATGTGGACGCCGGACGTTTACGAGGGCGCGCCGACGCCGGTCACGGCCTTCTTCGCCACCGCGCCCAAGATCGCCGCCATGGCGCTCTTCGTCCGGGTCCTGACGGAACCCTTCGGCGACTTGGTCGCGCAGTGGCAACAGGTCGTCAGCCTGATCGCCATCGCCTCGATGGTCCTGGGTGCCCTGGCCGCGATCGCCCAGACCAACATCAAGCGGCTGATGGCCTACTCCTCGATCGGCCACGTCGGCTACGCCTTGGTCGGCCTCGCCGCCGGGACCCAGGAAGGCGTGCGCGGCGTCGCCTTCTACCTGGCGATCTATCTGGCCATGAACCTCGGCACCTTCGCGGTAATCCTCTCCATGGTCCAGAAGGAGCGCATGGTCGAGGGCATCGAGGATCTCAAGGGCCTGTCCAGAACCCACCCGATGGTCGCTTTCGCGCTGGCCGCCTTCATGTTCTCCATGGCCGGGATCCCGCCGCTCGCGGGTTTCTTCGGCAAATTCTACGTCTTCATGGCCGCCATCGAGGCCGGGCTCTACACCCTGGCGGTGATCGGCGTGCTGACCAGCGTGATCGGTGCTTTCTACTACCTGAGGATCGTCAAGCTGATGTACTTCGACGAGCCTTTGGAGGGCTTCGACCGGCCACTCGGCCGGGAGACCTCCGTGGTGCTGGCGGCCACCGCCTTGGCCGTTGTGCTCTTCTTCGTCGCCCCGGGGCCGCTGCTCGACACCGCGCAGGCGGCCGCAGCCTCGCTGTTCCCTGAATGA
- a CDS encoding ribonuclease J: MSEAPASDELVFLPLGGTGEIGMNLNLYGHDGAWLMIDLGITFADDRVGGLDVLMPDPTFIEARREQLAGLVLTHAHEDHIGAVPYLWPRLRCPIYATPFTAKVLRGKLQEAGLLEEAEITEVPMSGRFSVGPFELELITLTHSIPEPNAVVLRTEAGTVLHTGDWKLDPDPLVGADYDEAALRGLAQERVLAMICDSTNALVEGDSGSEAEVCESLERLIGAQKGRVAVACFASNVARVEAVFRAAEAHGRRVALVGRSLLRIFQAARDTGYLASVQAPIRVEDLGYLPREEVLLLCTGSQGEPRSALWRIVRDEHPHVVLEAGDTVIFSSRVIPGNEISIGRLQNALSRQGLHVVTDRDHFIHVSGHPAREELTQMYQWVRPKIAIPVHGEARHLAEHAELARACQVPQALVAENGELIRLAPQGAEVLERVETGRLALDGTRLVPLGDESVRARQRMNFNGAAMATVVLDSQGALRTDPHVTLQGLLDGQGAEGLEAARTTIREALAGLRRSELRDDAAVHETVRVALRRWAYRLFGKRPVTDVHVLRLD, translated from the coding sequence ATGAGCGAGGCCCCCGCTAGCGACGAGCTGGTCTTCCTGCCGCTCGGCGGGACCGGCGAGATCGGCATGAACCTCAACCTCTACGGTCATGACGGTGCCTGGCTGATGATCGACCTCGGCATCACCTTCGCCGACGACCGGGTCGGCGGCCTGGATGTGCTGATGCCCGACCCGACCTTCATCGAGGCGCGTCGCGAGCAGTTGGCCGGCCTGGTCCTGACCCACGCCCACGAAGACCACATCGGGGCGGTGCCCTATCTCTGGCCGCGGCTGCGCTGCCCGATCTATGCGACGCCCTTCACCGCCAAGGTCCTGCGCGGCAAGCTCCAGGAGGCTGGCCTGCTGGAGGAGGCGGAGATCACCGAGGTGCCGATGTCGGGGCGCTTTTCGGTCGGTCCCTTCGAGCTCGAGCTGATAACCCTGACCCATTCGATCCCCGAGCCCAACGCCGTGGTGCTGCGGACCGAGGCGGGCACGGTCCTGCACACCGGCGACTGGAAGCTGGATCCCGATCCGCTGGTCGGCGCCGACTACGACGAAGCCGCGCTGCGCGGCCTGGCCCAGGAGCGGGTGCTCGCGATGATCTGCGATTCCACCAACGCCCTGGTGGAAGGCGATTCCGGCTCCGAAGCCGAGGTCTGCGAGAGCCTGGAACGGCTGATCGGGGCGCAGAAGGGCCGGGTGGCCGTGGCCTGCTTCGCCTCCAACGTGGCCCGGGTCGAGGCGGTGTTCCGCGCCGCGGAGGCCCATGGCCGCCGGGTCGCCCTGGTCGGCCGCTCCCTGCTGCGGATCTTTCAGGCGGCGCGCGACACCGGCTACCTGGCCAGCGTGCAGGCGCCGATCCGGGTCGAGGACCTGGGCTACCTGCCGCGCGAGGAGGTCCTGCTGCTTTGCACCGGTAGCCAGGGCGAGCCGCGCTCTGCCCTCTGGCGCATCGTCCGCGACGAGCATCCCCACGTGGTGCTGGAGGCGGGCGATACCGTCATCTTCTCCTCCCGGGTGATTCCGGGGAACGAGATTTCCATCGGCCGCCTGCAGAACGCCCTCAGCCGCCAAGGCCTCCACGTCGTGACCGACCGGGACCACTTCATCCACGTCTCCGGCCATCCGGCCCGGGAGGAGCTGACCCAGATGTACCAGTGGGTCCGGCCGAAGATCGCGATCCCGGTGCACGGCGAGGCCCGCCACCTGGCCGAACACGCCGAGCTGGCCCGGGCTTGCCAGGTGCCCCAGGCGCTGGTGGCCGAGAACGGCGAGTTGATCCGCCTGGCCCCCCAGGGCGCCGAGGTGCTGGAGCGGGTCGAGACCGGCCGTCTGGCCCTCGACGGCACCAGGCTGGTGCCTCTGGGCGACGAGTCGGTCCGGGCCCGCCAGCGCATGAACTTCAACGGCGCCGCCATGGCGACCGTGGTGCTCGACAGCCAGGGCGCGCTCAGGACCGACCCCCACGTCACCCTGCAGGGCCTCCTGGACGGTCAGGGTGCTGAGGGCCTGGAGGCCGCCAGGACGACGATCCGCGAGGCCCTGGCCGGCCTGAGGCGCTCCGAGCTGCGCGACGACGCCGCGGTCCACGAGACCGTGCGCGTCGCCCTCCGGCGCTGGGCCTACCGGCTCTTCGGCAAGCGCCCGGTGACCGACGTCCACGTCCTGCGCCTCGATTGA